The nucleotide sequence GGAAATCATTGAAAACGATGCGCTCGATTGGTTCGCTTCGTTGGGTACGCAGCAACTATGGCCCACGTCGGCGCGCATGAAGGTCCGCTTTCCGTTCCCGCGCGTTCGCCAGCGCCGCGCTCTCTCACGGCCAGAACAATCAATGCTCAATCTGGTGACGTCGATTGCAACAAGCCCGCTGAAGCAGAGTGCGGCCACACGCTGGACATGGCGTCCCCGTCGCCTGCCGGCCCTTTCCGAAATGTATCAGGTGCTGCGCAATGAACTTGGCGGCGGACCCGTTCTGCCGCTTGCGCATAACCCGGCAAGAAAAAAGACCGCGGCCGTTCTGGTGCCGAATGCTTCTTTCGGCGGGGCGGAAAAGGTCGCTTATGCCGCCGGGCGGGAGCTGAAGAACCAGGGGTTTGAAACCCATCTCTTCGTGCTCGGCAATGAGCGGATGGACGTGCTCGATGAGTTCGACCAGTCCTTCGACTACCTGCATTTCTGGAAGGATGGGATTCCCGCCTGGGGAGACACAAACCGCTTCCTCGGTCAGGACTTTATCACCGAAGATCATCCGCTCGACTGGAGTATCCTGCGCGGCCAGCTTTCCGGTTTCGATCTTGTCGTGAACAACCACGTCATGGCCGCTCATCCCCTGATGGGTAAGCTTCGGTCGGAAGGCACCCGCACCGCCTGCTATCTGCATGTGGTGGACGAAACGGTCTTCCGCCGTCAGGCAGGTCAACCCTATGCGGCGATCGCCTTCGAACATGCATATGACGCTTTTCTCACGTGTTCGGATCAATTGAAAATTTATCTGCACAGCTTTGGCGTACCGTATGAAAAAGTGTTTTCGGTGCCAAACGGGGCCAGTTTTTCAATCGATACAAAACAGCGGGCGCAAGTCACTGCCGCGCGCAAGCAGGGGCGCAAGGGCGAGCCCATGCGTATCCTTTACATGGGGCGCCTCGACCGCCAGAAGGGTATCGACCGTTTGAATGATGCAATCGTCAAGCTGAAAGAGCAGGGCATTCCTTTTGAAGCGCAGGCCATCGGCGGCGAAATTCTCTCCGACGATCCAAGCGCATCGTGGATGACACGTTTGAAGGATGCGGGCGTGAAAGTCTCGCCGCCGGTTTTCGACGGAAAGGACATTGCCAACCATCTGGCCTGGGCCGATGTTCTCCTGATGCCGTCGCGCTGGGAAGGCGCGCCGCTGATGATCGCCGAAGCGCAGCAACTCGGCTGCGTTCCGGTCGCCACGGCGGTCGGTGCCGTCGATGAGCTTATCAATCACGGACGCGATGGCATTCTCATCCGCAATGGCAACGATGCGCAGATCGTCTCAGACATGACACGCATTCTGACGATCCTTGCACAGGATCGCGAAGCCTTGATGCGGACCGCCGAAGGCGCTCTCGCTTCCGCAGCACATCGCACATGGAGCTCCGCGTTCTCCGAATTTACCGATTGGGCGAACGAAATAAGCCCCGTTTATCCGAAATCCCGGTCTTCCCAGCCGGATGTTGCAGACGATGCCAGCACGACCGCCGTTCTCCCGGGACGTGCAGTTGCCTGATTATACCAGAAAGGTCGACTTATGAGCCGCCCAACCAACCCAAGAATCCTTGTCACGGGCATTCCGAGCCATCTGACCCGCCTCATCCAGCGTGCGGATAAGGCGCAGGTCTATTATTCGGAGAAGCAGCGGGATTCCGAAACCCGGGATAATTTTATCCAGGAGCTGAAGAACATCAGCAATACCGGCAATTATCTGATCGGCGAAGGTGCGATGACAGCGCTTCTGCCATCTGCCAGGCACATTCCGTTCTGGCACCTCTACAATTGCGTGAACAACGGAACGGGGCTTGAGGAGGTCAACAAGGAGTTCGATATCTGCGTCTTCACCTGCGCAAACCTTCTCCGCAAGGGCTTGTCGGCGGATGCAGAAGCGCTTGTTCTGTCGAAACTCGACATGCCTGTCGTGATGCTCGGCATCGGCATCCAGAACCGCCCCGACATTGAAGGCGAGGACGGCCTGCCAGCTGGTACGAAGAAGCTTTTGGAAGTGCTGAAAAGCCGCGAACACTATTTTCTCACGCGGGGTGAAAATGCAGCCGGCTATCTCCGCGATCAGGGCTTTTCCTATGTCCGCCCGGTCGGCTGTCCATCGCTTTATTTCCGTCCGGACAATATGCGCAAGGCGATCAGTCGCCTGCCAGAGGTGAAGGTGGGCGAGGGCCGTACCGTCTTCACCGGATATATGGGAGCGGAACTCGAAACTATCGGCGATATGAACGCGCTCGGTTCGGATGACGGGCGTTCGGCTTATGTGGTTCAGGATGAGCTCTTGCATTTCGACATGCAGCTTGAATCGGATGCGAATGGCCGCGCCTATGACTCCACCACTGGCGAACTTGTCGGCCCGCTGACCTATAAGGGGTCGGGCGATCTGAAAAAGAAGGTGAGTGTTCACGCCTTCCTCGATACCAATCAATGGCGCGCCTGGTGCTCGACCATGGACTTTTCTTTCGGTCGCCGTTTCCATGGCAATATCATCTCCATGCAGGCGGGCGTGCCGAGCCTGATGGTCGCTGTCGATGATCGTATGCGCGAGATGCTGAATTTCGCCGGCCTGCCGAAGATCGATGCCCGCGATCTCAATGCCGCCAACGACAGGCGGGCTTTCGTCAGCGACCACATCGCTTCGATGAACATTCCCGAAGTCATCGAAACTTACTCGGCGCGAGAACGCAATTTCCGGAGCGTGCTTTCAGAAATCGGCATCGGCTGATCTCAGGCACTCTTCACCAGTTTCCTTAATTCCAGCGAAGATGGATCACCATGCGCATAATGATCACCGGCATCCCGTCATATCTGATGCGGACCGTCGAAAGCGTTTCCGGGGCAAGAGTGAAGCATCGCCCCTATTTCGAGCCCATCCGCACCAAGAAGGATGTGATCGATCAGGTCAAGAAGATTGCCAATACGGGCAATTATCTCATCGGTGAGGGCGCGGCCAACGCAGTGCGCGGCCACGATGTGACCTACGTTCCGTTCTGGCATTTGGCCAACAGCCTTAATTCGCCGGACACCTATGCAGAACTCAATGAGAATTTCGACCTGTGCCTGTTTGCCTCCGCCAATCTTTTGCGACCCGGCTATGCAGCGACGACGGAATCCTTCGTCTTTGAAAAGCTGAACATGCCAATCGTGGTCATGGGCATCGGCATTCAAAAGAAGGAAAACCTGAAGGCGGAGTTGCCGGAAGGCACGCGTCGTTTCCTCGAAATTCTGCGCCGCAAGGAAAGCTTCTTCCTCACGCGCGGGCATTTCACCGAGGAGTTTCTGAAAGATGCGGGCATGAAATATGTCCGCCCGACCGGCTGTCCGTCGCTTTATTATGCGCCGGACCAGATGAAACGCTCGCTGAGCCGCCTTGCCGATCCAACGCTTGCCGATGCGCAGAAAATCTCCTTTGGCGGTTATCTCGGCAGCGTTGCCGATACGATTGTGGACGCCCACGCGCTGCTCGAAAAGGATAGCGTTGCAAGCTATGTCATTCAGGACGAGGTGATCGTCTACAACATGAACATGGCAGGCGAAGACCATGCCGAAGCCTATGATCAGGCGGCAAGCCGCATCACCGCCCCCGTCGATTACAAGCATATGGAAAAATGGCAGCGCAAGAACGAGCTGCTGGTGTTCTTCGACACGCACAAATGGCGCAGTTGGATCTCCAGCCAGGATTTCGGACTGAGCCGCAGATTCCATGGCACGATCATCGGCATGCAGTCGGGTATTCCGGGCCTGATGATCGCAGTCGATGACCGCATGCGCGAGATGCTGGGCTTTGTCGGTTTTCCGCATATCGAAGCGAGCGTCTGGAACCGCGAGCCGCAGAAGAAAGCCTACCTGCGCGACTTCCTTTCCAAGATCGACGTGCCTGCGGCCATCAACCGTTATTCGGAATGCGAGGCCAATTTTAACGGCGCGCTGAAAGATATCGGCATCCGATGATGAAACTTCGCGAGAGCATCGGGGGCAGGAAAGGGGTAATGGCGGCTTTCTTGGCCGCTGCCCTGCTCGCGGTTGCGCCCGGTGGTGCTCTTGCGGATACGCGCTTTGGCGTCAACCGGGTCAATATGGCCTGGCTCAAGCCAGCCGAGCGTGAGCAGATATTCGATCAGATGGTGGAGAACGGGGTAGTGGCGGTTCGGTTGTCGCTCACCCGACCGCTCGATCAAAGCATCGATGCCGCACGCCTTGCTCACGAGAAAGGTCTGGCGATCCTGCTCGAAATCTCGCTCAACAATGCGGATTTTTATCCGGAAGGAACAAAACCCCGGTCGGGGCGCGGGCGTATATGGGACATGTATCGGCTTTCCGACATATCTCCTGAGCGGTTTCGGAATGCTATGGCGGATGCCTTGCAAAAGATCGATGCGCTGGGGGTGCCTCTTGTGGCGGTTGAACCCGGAAACGAGATCAACTGGGGCGCCTATAATGGCGACCTTGCCATTCTACCCAAGGAGAAGATGAAGACCGCGCGTTCTTTGGCCGAGATGGAGGAGCTTCCTTTGGTCGAAAGGGGGGCGGAAAAATACGTCGAACTTTTGCGCATCGTGCGGGCGGAATTGGCGAAAACCAGGCACAGCGCCAAGGCAAAGGTCATATCTGCGGGCCTATCCGATATCCCTTTCATCGATGCGGACCGGCGCGGGATAGACACTGTCGAACCTGCGGCCTTTACCGATCTTTTGAAGAAATATGGTCTGGACGACGTTGCTGACGGCTATGGTATTCATATCTATCCCGGCAGCAGCGGGACGCGCGCTGCTCGCGCAAAACACATCCACAATGCGCTTTCTTTTTGCGGTGGTGTGGACGGCAAGCCTTGCTGGATCACGGAATGGGGTTTTGCCAATACTTCAAAAGCCTGTCCAGCCAATGACAATAATCGCGAGCAACTGGTCGAAAAGACGCGCGACCGTTTTCGACAGATGATGGATAGCGGCCAGATCGCCGCTGCTTATTATTTTGATTGGGATGCAAGCACTTACGGTGTTTGGCGTTGCGGTGCGCTGACGCCAGCCGGTAAAGCTGCAACGGTGACGAAATGAAACTCAGGACTGTAATTATCGGTGGTTCGAACACCGTCATGCTTCCCGGCTATCTGCCCACTCTTCTGTCGACGATGGCGCGGCGCGGTGTGGAACTTGATATTGTTGCCGATCTTGCGGTGGGAGGCACGACGAGTGCGCTCGGCCTTTACCAACTCAAGCAGTTCGAACAGCTCGAAGATTGCGAACTGCTGTTGATTGAATATGCGATCAACGATGCCTTCGTATATGGCGATGAGCGGCGACCATTCCGCCATTGGGCCCGGTTTTACGAAGGGATCATTCGCTACGCGCTTGAACGCAATCCGAATTTGCGGATTGCAACGCTTGTGTTTGGCGCTCGCAATGGCTCGTTTCTGAATTCAGTTCCGTCCATTGATGCAGGTATCAATTATATTTCGCAATGGTATGGAACGATCTCGGTCGATGTCTCCCGAATGCTGATGCAGCAATATGGCCGCGATGTCGTGGGTAATCCGGCCTTCTATCTCGATCAGGGGCACTACGCGCGACCGGTTTCGACGACTATCGTTGCGAATTTGATTGCGGATGTTCTTGAACCGGCCCTTTCTGTTCCGCATCGCGCAAAAGCACTGCCATTCGCCATCGATCCAGACCATTTCGCGAATGCGCGCGCCTTGAGCGGCGAACAATTGTGCAAGCGGCTGGGGCGTGTTCCGGTTCAATACAGCAATCGCCGTTTCTCGATCTCGGCGCTCGATCTTGGCGCGGATAAAATGCGCTTCGAGGTTGAGGGCGGACAACTGCTTGCGTTGGGTTACGTCTGCGATCCCCGCATTCCGCCGCTTGACGTGGCGACGGGCGGGGAGGTTCATCGTGCTGCCATGATGAAGGGAGGCGTTCGCGACGGAACCTACAAATTCCTCGTTTCGATGCTGAGCTTCGAGTTTCTTTACGGCGCGAAACTGCTGGAAGCACGGGGGAATGTTGCGCTCACCCTGTCGGGTGCCGAAGAGGGCGTTGAACATAAGCTGCATGTTCCGAAAGACAGCACGCACCATGAGGAACTGCCCGAGCAACCGGTACTTCCGATCACCGGCATCCTGTTTTCCGGCAATTTGAAAGTCATGTCGCTTGAGAAGCAGGCTGCGGTAAACCCAGTGCTATCAGAAGCCGCCCAGTAGGTCGTTATTCAACAAAAATATTGACGCTAGCGGCCCGCCCCACTGCATCGACTACGGTCAGTGTCGAATATCCGGTTCCGTCCGGTTGCCAGTTTGTCGTCCTTCTCCGTTCGATCTCGGCGATCGGCTTGCCATTGGCGAGCCAGCGAAATGGTGCGCGCCCGCCCTGCAATTTTAGCACCAAGGGTGACGCATTGTCCGTCAGCGCTTTCAACTCAACATGCGCGCCATCCGGTGGAAACACTATGCGCGGCGCAGGCTCAATCGAGGCTTTGAAAACCGGCAGGGGATCGCTTGCCGATGAAAAGCGTATTTGCGTCACCGGAAGTTCGGCACGTGCAGTGCGAAACGCGCCGGCTGGCGCACGCGGAAGCGGTACGGAAGCGATGCCTGAGCGCACAAAGGCGTCAAACAGGATGGGTGCCGCCGAAACATAGCCTGCAAGGCCCTGCACCGAACCGCCATCGGCCCGGCCGACCCAGACCCCCAGCACATAGCGACCGTCGTAGCCGACCGACCAAGCATCGCGATAACCATAGGATGTGCCGGTTTTGTAAGCGATGCCTAAACGTTTCGCCCCTTGCGGCGGCACGACACCGGCCAGAATATCGCCAATCTGCCAGGACGCCTGCTCGGTGAGAATGGGGGCGGAGGGCTGCACAGGCTCCGAGCTTTCGGTGCCATCACGCAAGGCCGTGCCGCGACCCCCATTCGCAAGCCCGGTATAAAGCTGCACCAGATCGCGCAGGCTGATGCCCGCGCCGCCAAGGCCGATGGCAAGCCCCGGCGCTTCGCCCTTAGGCAGTTGCAGATTGACACCTGCCTGACGAATGCGCGTCGTCAGCCGTGCCGGACCAACCGCATCGAGCAGGCTGATAGTCGGCACATTGAGGGACATTTGCAGCGCCTGACGGATACTGACATCGCCCTGATAGCTCATATCGAAATTGCGCGGACGATAGCCTGCGAAATCCTGCGGGCGGTCTTCGATGATGGTTTCCTGCGCAATCAGTCCCTGCTCGAAAGCCAGTCCATAAATGAAGGGTTTAAGCGTTGAACCGGGCGAGCGCACGGCGCGGGTCATGTCGATCCAGCCCTGCCGATCGCCATCGAAATAGTCAGCGGAACCGACTTCGCCCAGAATGTTGCCATTGCGGCTGTCAGCCAGCACCATGGCAACCGAGACTTTTGACCCAAGTTTCGCTGCGGCTTCCCGCGCAACGGCTTCCAGTCCTGCCTGCACGGATTTTTTGAGCGTGAGATTATGGCGTGCTTCGGTGGGAGCCTGCTTCAGCGCAAGATCAGCAAAGTGGGCGGCCAATGAAGGCAAGGGATGACGAGTAGCGGATATGCGCTCACGCGATGCGCGGTCAGCTTCCTCTTCCGTAAACACGTCCGCCGAAACCATGCGTTTCAATACACGATCACGTGCTGCAACTGCATTATGCATCTCCCGATCCGGGCGGCGGCGCTCCGGCAATTGCGGAAGGGCCACAAGAAGCGCTGCTTCCGATATGGTGAGGCGCAGCGGCTCTTTGCCAAAATAGGCTAACGATGCCGACCGTACGCCTTCCAGATTGCCGCCATAGGGCGCGAGTGTCAGATAGCGTTCGAGGATTTCGGATTTGCTCAGCCGCCGTTCGATCTGGATAGCGCGGGCCAACTGCCTGAATTTGGAACCGAAGCTGCGGCTTTCGCGCGGCTCGATCAGGCGCGCAAGCTGCATGGAAAGCGTCGATCCACCGGATACAATGCGGCCGCTCCCTGCAAGCTGATACGCGGCCCGAAGAAGCGCTGTGAAATCAATGCCGCCATGATCGTAAAAACGCTTGTCTTCATAAGCGATGAGCATTTTCAGGAATTTTGGATCAACGTCCTCAATCCGGGTGTTAAGTCGCCAGTATCCGTCCGGCGTCGCATAGGCGCGCAGCAGCGAGCCGTCGCGATCCATGACCTCGGTGGAAATGGTCAGCCGTTCCGGCAAAGGCGGAGGATATGCGCGGTCGAGCCAGTCCAGCCCGACCACGGTTCCAAAAGCGGCGATGCAGAGGAACACGGCACCGCCAATGGCTGTTTTCCATCGCCTTTTCATCTCTTTGGCCATGATTTATGTCTAGCCATGATCTTGTCCGAAAACCGGTCCCACTTTTGGGATTGCTTACGGCGCTGCCACCTCCATCATGCCGGTTGCCGTGCGCGCTGCGAATTGCGGACGATACATGTCCTCAACCGTGGCCGCCGGATGGGTGTAAAGACCCGGCGTCACCGCACGCACCACATAGGCCAGTGTGATCGGCCTCTTCGTGCCTGCAGAGCGGTCGAAAGCCGCCACAAATCGATCATTGCGGAATTCGAGATGCGCTGCCTGCGTACTTTCAAGCCATGGAAAATTGCCAAGATTGGCACTGGAAACGAGGCCCGGATTATCGATCTCGAAACCCGCTGGCAGCAGGTCTGTCACGAGCAGACGCGACTGCCATTCCTGCAAATCGTCAATTTTCAGTACAACCACATAGCGCTCATTCTGGTTGACCCCGGTGACATTGGCTGGTTCACCGTCAAGCGTATAATAGGTGCGCCCGATTTTGAAACCTTCGCCACCCGCAGGAAGAGATTGGGCCGGCGGCGCAACGGCGGTCACGACTGCGTCGACCGAGCCTTGTCCTTTGTTCGTAACAATCAGCGGCTGCGCTTCCAGGGTTGCACCATTGAGGCGTTTTGAGAATGCACCTTGATGCACTGTGTCATTGATGTCGAGGCTGATTGCGCCATTGTCATCTTGCAGGCCGCGTGCGGCAAGCAGCATCCATGCCTGATCCTGCGTGCTGAGATGGCGCGCCTTTTCACGCTGGAATTCGACCAGTGTGATGAGCGACGGCAGCACTTTCGGCGCAGGCTTGGTTTCCGAAGCAAGCGCAAGCATTGCAGCACCGTCACGCAGCGGCGAACCGTAATCGGAGCGATTATAGTCGAAACTGGATTGGCTGGTCGCAAGCTGGAGCGACGTATCGAAGACGCGTTCGGAACGCGGCTGATCACCATAAAGGGCAAGTGCTGCGCCAAGCTGTGCGACTGCCATGGGGCTCGCGAAGTTTTCAAGCTGGGTATCGGCATAATAACGCAGATCTCCGACGGATGCCTTCTTGTTGCGCGCCAGAACGTAGAGCGCATAGGCAATGTCGTTACCGCGTTCTTTCACGTCGGTTGTATAACCGAGAGCGTTTTGCAGATTGGCGAGCGCAGAGAGCATTGCCTGCTGCGGCACGTCATAGCCCTTTTCACGAGCACGCGTGAGGAAGTCGGTCACATAGGCGTCCATCCAGAGATCACCCGAACCCGGCGACCACAGGCCGAACGAACCGCTTGAAGACTGGTTGTTCAGCACGCGGAAGATGGAATCCTGTACGCGCTTCTTAAGTTCTTCCTGACTTTCCAGACCCGCTGCCGCTTCCGTACCTGCGGCCATTTCGCTCAAGTAAAGCAGCGGCAGTGCACGGCTGGTGGTCTGCTCTGTGCAGCCATAAGGATAGCGGTCGAGCGCCATCAACAGGGCTGGGACATCAAAGGCCGCGCTACGCGTGACACCGACGCTGACAAAGGCACCGTCAAGCAGGCTCTCTGACAAAAGGCCGCCATCGACCTTCAGGCTCCCGCCATTGGCTGCGAGATTGACGACATGGCGGCTCGTGACCGGCAGATCGACCGGACGCACCGGCAATGCCAAAGCCTGTTCAACATTGAGACCCGCATCGTTGGAAAGCCGGATCGTCACACCACCGGCACCCGTTGCCATAGCATTGAGCGGAACGGTGATCGACTGTCGTTTGCCACCTGTAAGCGCAATGCTTTCAGGATAGGAGCCAACTTGAACCCCGAGATTATCGGTGGTCTCGAGGCTCACACGATAATCGCCGTCCGGCGCATCCGTGTTGGCAATATCGAAGCGGATATTGGCCTGATCGCCGGGCGCCATGAAGCGCGGAAGGCCAGCAGTGATAACCACCGGATCGCGAATGATGACATCGGTAACCGCGTGACCGACGGCCTTCTTCGACCATGCGACAGCCATGACACGCGCAGTGCCGTTGAACTGCGGTACGTCGAAGCTGATCGTCGCCTTGCCATCGCTGTCGAGTTCAACCGGACCGGAGAACAACGCTAGCAGCTTTTCGGTGGGCGGGCTGCCTTCGGCTGCCATATTGCCACCATCACCACCCGTGCGCAGCTTGCCTGTTACGCCGAGCGAACCATCGATCAGGCGACCATACATATCCCGCATTTCAAGGCCCAACTGCCGCTGGCCGAAGAACCAGTTTTCAGGGTTCGGCGGCTGGTAGCGTGTCAGGTTGAGAATGCCGACATCGACTGCCGCAACCATGACATAGGCCTGCTCGCCACCCGCATTTTCAACCGAAACCGGAATGGAAAGTGTGGAACGCGGAGCGATCTTTTCAGGCGGGGTCAGCTTGACTGCAAGCTGCTTGTCGGCAGGATCGACCTTCAGCCATTTAAGACCAATCGCCCGCGCAGGCATGCGGCTTTCAGCGGCCTCACCCGGCCGGAACAGGGTGGC is from Brucella intermedia LMG 3301 and encodes:
- a CDS encoding SGNH/GDSL hydrolase family protein, which gives rise to MKLRTVIIGGSNTVMLPGYLPTLLSTMARRGVELDIVADLAVGGTTSALGLYQLKQFEQLEDCELLLIEYAINDAFVYGDERRPFRHWARFYEGIIRYALERNPNLRIATLVFGARNGSFLNSVPSIDAGINYISQWYGTISVDVSRMLMQQYGRDVVGNPAFYLDQGHYARPVSTTIVANLIADVLEPALSVPHRAKALPFAIDPDHFANARALSGEQLCKRLGRVPVQYSNRRFSISALDLGADKMRFEVEGGQLLALGYVCDPRIPPLDVATGGEVHRAAMMKGGVRDGTYKFLVSMLSFEFLYGAKLLEARGNVALTLSGAEEGVEHKLHVPKDSTHHEELPEQPVLPITGILFSGNLKVMSLEKQAAVNPVLSEAAQ
- a CDS encoding polysaccharide pyruvyl transferase family protein; the encoded protein is MSRPTNPRILVTGIPSHLTRLIQRADKAQVYYSEKQRDSETRDNFIQELKNISNTGNYLIGEGAMTALLPSARHIPFWHLYNCVNNGTGLEEVNKEFDICVFTCANLLRKGLSADAEALVLSKLDMPVVMLGIGIQNRPDIEGEDGLPAGTKKLLEVLKSREHYFLTRGENAAGYLRDQGFSYVRPVGCPSLYFRPDNMRKAISRLPEVKVGEGRTVFTGYMGAELETIGDMNALGSDDGRSAYVVQDELLHFDMQLESDANGRAYDSTTGELVGPLTYKGSGDLKKKVSVHAFLDTNQWRAWCSTMDFSFGRRFHGNIISMQAGVPSLMVAVDDRMREMLNFAGLPKIDARDLNAANDRRAFVSDHIASMNIPEVIETYSARERNFRSVLSEIGIG
- a CDS encoding glycosyltransferase translates to MYDRSKDLIVVAMPLYGHAALALEALETILASETVFRTQIVVSVDGDPRREVFDSLTLYAAAHSNIHIIFGENAGPGGARNRAVDYILEEMPDVKAVYFVDADNRVQPHTIDTLYRQLLASNAGWVYTNIDTFSVNWRAHYGNSYSRLIHCITDNICDTGSMISADVFRSGVRFDDDRQNGFEDWEFWLSAIEAGFVGTPCHDTGFEYRLRAESRFKEANRDRSGSISFLRKRHKALFRRPTLVGFEHEECPRYGVIRAGEGTVSLFTDLSLGTTDLKFDDAIRAFWGSVSEPDNFHFPPFLASSNTETLKLLARSRLLPNILSRLEKLAEQANIVFVELTNVEDERRIDTEIMPSGTRQPHADLIFVSTRLIKEIIENDALDWFASLGTQQLWPTSARMKVRFPFPRVRQRRALSRPEQSMLNLVTSIATSPLKQSAATRWTWRPRRLPALSEMYQVLRNELGGGPVLPLAHNPARKKTAAVLVPNASFGGAEKVAYAAGRELKNQGFETHLFVLGNERMDVLDEFDQSFDYLHFWKDGIPAWGDTNRFLGQDFITEDHPLDWSILRGQLSGFDLVVNNHVMAAHPLMGKLRSEGTRTACYLHVVDETVFRRQAGQPYAAIAFEHAYDAFLTCSDQLKIYLHSFGVPYEKVFSVPNGASFSIDTKQRAQVTAARKQGRKGEPMRILYMGRLDRQKGIDRLNDAIVKLKEQGIPFEAQAIGGEILSDDPSASWMTRLKDAGVKVSPPVFDGKDIANHLAWADVLLMPSRWEGAPLMIAEAQQLGCVPVATAVGAVDELINHGRDGILIRNGNDAQIVSDMTRILTILAQDREALMRTAEGALASAAHRTWSSAFSEFTDWANEISPVYPKSRSSQPDVADDASTTAVLPGRAVA
- the pbpC gene encoding penicillin-binding protein 1C, which gives rise to MAKEMKRRWKTAIGGAVFLCIAAFGTVVGLDWLDRAYPPPLPERLTISTEVMDRDGSLLRAYATPDGYWRLNTRIEDVDPKFLKMLIAYEDKRFYDHGGIDFTALLRAAYQLAGSGRIVSGGSTLSMQLARLIEPRESRSFGSKFRQLARAIQIERRLSKSEILERYLTLAPYGGNLEGVRSASLAYFGKEPLRLTISEAALLVALPQLPERRRPDREMHNAVAARDRVLKRMVSADVFTEEEADRASRERISATRHPLPSLAAHFADLALKQAPTEARHNLTLKKSVQAGLEAVAREAAAKLGSKVSVAMVLADSRNGNILGEVGSADYFDGDRQGWIDMTRAVRSPGSTLKPFIYGLAFEQGLIAQETIIEDRPQDFAGYRPRNFDMSYQGDVSIRQALQMSLNVPTISLLDAVGPARLTTRIRQAGVNLQLPKGEAPGLAIGLGGAGISLRDLVQLYTGLANGGRGTALRDGTESSEPVQPSAPILTEQASWQIGDILAGVVPPQGAKRLGIAYKTGTSYGYRDAWSVGYDGRYVLGVWVGRADGGSVQGLAGYVSAAPILFDAFVRSGIASVPLPRAPAGAFRTARAELPVTQIRFSSASDPLPVFKASIEPAPRIVFPPDGAHVELKALTDNASPLVLKLQGGRAPFRWLANGKPIAEIERRRTTNWQPDGTGYSTLTVVDAVGRAASVNIFVE
- a CDS encoding polysaccharide pyruvyl transferase family protein, whose translation is MRIMITGIPSYLMRTVESVSGARVKHRPYFEPIRTKKDVIDQVKKIANTGNYLIGEGAANAVRGHDVTYVPFWHLANSLNSPDTYAELNENFDLCLFASANLLRPGYAATTESFVFEKLNMPIVVMGIGIQKKENLKAELPEGTRRFLEILRRKESFFLTRGHFTEEFLKDAGMKYVRPTGCPSLYYAPDQMKRSLSRLADPTLADAQKISFGGYLGSVADTIVDAHALLEKDSVASYVIQDEVIVYNMNMAGEDHAEAYDQAASRITAPVDYKHMEKWQRKNELLVFFDTHKWRSWISSQDFGLSRRFHGTIIGMQSGIPGLMIAVDDRMREMLGFVGFPHIEASVWNREPQKKAYLRDFLSKIDVPAAINRYSECEANFNGALKDIGIR